A single window of Pseudoduganella plicata DNA harbors:
- a CDS encoding DHA2 family efflux MFS transporter permease subunit: MSSTNTLPAYGQAEGAISPRTWVAVAAGMLGAFMAVLDIQITNSSLKDILGSLSATQEEGSWISTAYLVAEIIVIPLTALLTRVFSLRGYMLGTTALFLVFSTLCGFAWNLESMIVFRMAQGFTGGALIPMAMTLVMTKLPPSKRSTGMALFGLTATLAPAMGPTLGGYLSELYGWPSIFYINWVPGLLLMAGIAYGLDKEKFRLDQLWNADWLGIGFMALGLGCLTIFLEEGNSKDWFDSAFIVTFAGLAIVGLLGWVVTSTTREQPFVNLGLYGQRNFLVATVLSAVMGMGLYGSSFLLPLFLGQIAGYSPMQIGEVIMWVGLPQLFIMPFVAKLSGTIDNRILCTFGLLLFGGSCLMNAYMDASTGYDQLMLSQIIRALGQPFVMLTLSNFAMNGISPKDMPSASSLFNMTRNLGGSIGIALLATSLSQREHFHSQRLGESITGFSLATQERLDQMTQAFIGQGFDPSGAANMALKAIDGIVRREAYVMAYNDGFFIVGGILLSCILILWLSDKVKSPGGGGGGH; the protein is encoded by the coding sequence ATGAGCTCGACGAATACACTCCCTGCCTACGGGCAGGCGGAGGGCGCCATCTCGCCACGCACGTGGGTGGCGGTGGCCGCCGGCATGCTGGGCGCCTTCATGGCCGTCCTCGACATCCAGATCACCAACTCCTCGCTGAAGGACATCCTCGGCTCCCTGTCGGCCACGCAGGAAGAAGGTTCGTGGATCTCCACGGCCTACCTGGTGGCCGAGATCATCGTCATTCCGCTGACGGCCCTGCTGACGCGCGTGTTCTCGCTGCGCGGCTACATGCTGGGCACCACGGCGCTGTTCCTGGTCTTCTCCACCCTGTGCGGCTTCGCCTGGAACCTGGAAAGCATGATCGTATTCCGCATGGCGCAAGGTTTCACGGGTGGCGCGCTGATTCCGATGGCGATGACGCTGGTGATGACGAAGCTGCCGCCGTCGAAACGCTCGACCGGCATGGCGCTGTTCGGCCTGACCGCGACCTTGGCGCCGGCGATGGGCCCGACGCTGGGCGGTTACCTGTCGGAGCTGTATGGCTGGCCGTCGATCTTCTACATCAACTGGGTGCCGGGCCTGCTGCTGATGGCCGGTATCGCCTATGGCCTCGACAAGGAAAAATTCCGCCTCGACCAGCTGTGGAACGCGGACTGGCTGGGCATCGGCTTCATGGCCCTGGGCCTGGGCTGCCTGACCATCTTCCTGGAAGAGGGCAACAGCAAGGACTGGTTCGACTCCGCTTTCATCGTCACGTTTGCCGGCCTGGCGATCGTCGGCCTGCTGGGCTGGGTCGTCACCAGCACCACGCGCGAGCAGCCGTTTGTCAACCTGGGCCTGTACGGCCAGCGCAACTTCCTCGTGGCGACGGTGCTGTCGGCCGTGATGGGCATGGGCCTGTATGGCTCGTCGTTCCTGCTGCCGCTGTTCCTGGGCCAGATTGCCGGCTATTCGCCGATGCAGATCGGCGAAGTGATCATGTGGGTCGGCCTGCCGCAGCTGTTCATCATGCCGTTCGTTGCCAAGCTGTCCGGCACGATCGACAACCGCATCCTGTGCACCTTCGGCCTGCTGCTGTTCGGCGGCTCGTGCCTGATGAACGCGTACATGGACGCTTCGACCGGCTACGACCAGCTGATGCTGTCGCAGATCATCCGCGCGCTGGGCCAGCCGTTCGTCATGCTGACGCTGTCGAACTTCGCCATGAACGGCATTTCGCCGAAGGACATGCCGTCCGCATCGAGCCTGTTCAACATGACGCGCAACCTGGGCGGCTCGATCGGTATCGCGCTGCTGGCCACGTCGCTGTCGCAGCGCGAACACTTCCACTCGCAGCGCCTGGGCGAATCGATCACCGGCTTCTCGCTGGCGACGCAGGAGCGCCTGGACCAGATGACGCAAGCCTTTATCGGCCAGGGCTTCGATCCTTCCGGCGCGGCCAATATGGCTCTCAAGGCAATTGACGGCATCGTCCGGCGCGAGGCCTATGTGATGGCCTACAACGACGGCTTCTTCATCGTCGGCGGCATCCTGCTGTCCTGCATCCTGATCCTGTGGCTGTCCGACAAGGTCAAGTCCCCCGGTGGCGGCGGCGGCGGTCACTGA
- a CDS encoding HlyD family secretion protein yields the protein MSNQHNPAEPKVLAAVPAAAAAPAKKQPNRKVVIIAGVIALAALAAGGRMWYRSAHFVETENAYVAGHVHPVSSRIAGIVTKVLIDDNQVVKEGDVIAELDPFDQRVKVEQIQAQIASAETQVLQADAQVAQVNAQASAAQAQIKQAEAMLVRANQDAQRYSQLYTSQMKAVSKAELDAATATRASALADVAARKDSATAAKAQIAAATSARDVLKAQIDVLKVQLKDAEQQLAYNTVLAPVSGRVGKRSVEVGQRVQPGQQLTALVQDNVWVTANFKETQLAKMQIGQPVHISVDALPGKELVGRVDSFSPASGNQFALLPADNATGNFTKIVQRVPVKITLKNEDLKALSGRLVPGMSVIAEVELGEEAPAQHAQAATTQAH from the coding sequence ATGTCCAACCAGCACAATCCAGCCGAACCAAAAGTGCTTGCCGCCGTTCCCGCGGCTGCCGCGGCGCCGGCAAAGAAGCAGCCGAACCGCAAGGTCGTCATCATCGCCGGCGTGATTGCGCTGGCGGCGCTCGCTGCGGGTGGCCGCATGTGGTACCGCAGCGCGCATTTCGTCGAGACGGAGAACGCGTACGTGGCGGGTCACGTCCATCCGGTCTCGTCGCGCATTGCCGGCATCGTCACCAAGGTGCTGATCGACGATAACCAGGTGGTCAAGGAGGGCGACGTCATCGCCGAGCTGGATCCGTTCGACCAGCGCGTGAAGGTCGAGCAGATCCAGGCGCAGATCGCCAGCGCCGAAACGCAGGTGCTGCAGGCGGACGCGCAGGTCGCGCAGGTCAACGCGCAGGCCAGTGCCGCGCAGGCCCAGATCAAGCAGGCCGAGGCCATGCTGGTGCGCGCCAACCAGGACGCGCAGCGTTACAGCCAGCTGTACACGAGCCAGATGAAGGCTGTCTCGAAAGCCGAACTGGACGCCGCCACCGCCACCCGCGCCAGCGCGCTGGCCGACGTGGCCGCGCGCAAGGACAGCGCCACCGCCGCGAAGGCGCAGATTGCCGCCGCGACGTCGGCGCGCGATGTGCTGAAGGCGCAGATCGACGTCCTGAAGGTGCAGTTGAAGGACGCCGAACAGCAGCTGGCCTATAACACGGTGCTGGCGCCGGTCTCGGGCCGCGTGGGCAAGCGCAGCGTCGAAGTGGGCCAGCGCGTGCAGCCCGGCCAGCAGCTGACGGCGCTGGTGCAGGACAATGTCTGGGTCACCGCCAACTTCAAGGAAACGCAGCTGGCCAAGATGCAGATCGGCCAGCCGGTCCACATCAGCGTCGATGCGCTGCCGGGCAAGGAACTCGTCGGCCGCGTCGACAGCTTCTCGCCGGCGTCGGGCAACCAGTTCGCGCTGCTGCCGGCCGATAACGCGACGGGCAACTTCACCAAGATCGTCCAGCGCGTGCCGGTCAAGATCACGCTGAAGAACGAAGACCTGAAGGCGCTGTCGGGCCGCCTGGTACCGGGCATGTCCGTCATCGCCGAGGTGGAACTGGGCGAAGAGGCGCCGGCGCAGCACGCGCAGGCCGCCACCACGCAGGCACACTGA
- a CDS encoding TetR/AcrR family transcriptional regulator: MSDEQALDVPADGCPFTNRTAGRPRASEAEARMQDLMTVAAELFLEKGYSKVSLEAIARKAHVAVRTIYVKFGGKAGLFREILRSGRESYFATMEDLETNLRPMREILIDFGARMNELVSSPGAINLHRIVIAEAAADPELAEAFFDAGPRQTREALRTFFSRADIRAQLRADMPAEQLSVHFLNCLMGDQLKRYLFMPQGCGEHQNLLLVEQRVDLFLMGAQRPA; this comes from the coding sequence ATGTCTGACGAGCAAGCGCTGGACGTCCCTGCCGATGGCTGTCCGTTTACCAACCGGACGGCGGGCCGGCCGCGCGCGTCGGAGGCGGAAGCACGCATGCAGGACCTGATGACCGTGGCGGCCGAGCTGTTCCTGGAAAAGGGCTATAGCAAGGTCAGCCTGGAAGCGATTGCCCGCAAGGCGCACGTTGCCGTACGCACGATCTATGTGAAGTTCGGCGGCAAGGCCGGGCTGTTCCGTGAAATCCTGCGGTCCGGCCGCGAGAGTTATTTTGCAACGATGGAAGACCTCGAGACGAATCTCCGGCCCATGCGCGAGATCCTGATCGACTTTGGGGCACGCATGAACGAGCTGGTCTCGTCACCCGGGGCGATCAACCTGCACCGCATCGTCATTGCCGAAGCGGCGGCCGACCCCGAGCTGGCGGAGGCCTTTTTCGACGCCGGACCGCGCCAGACGCGCGAAGCACTGCGCACGTTCTTCTCGCGCGCCGACATCCGGGCACAATTGCGTGCCGACATGCCTGCCGAACAACTGTCCGTGCATTTCCTCAACTGCCTGATGGGCGACCAGCTGAAGCGCTACCTGTTCATGCCCCAAGGCTGCGGCGAGCACCAGAACCTGCTCCTGGTCGAGCAGCGCGTCGACCTGTTCCTGATGGGTGCGCAACGTCCCGCCTGA